Proteins encoded together in one Penicillium digitatum chromosome 1, complete sequence window:
- a CDS encoding Arginine N-methyltransferase 2, with translation MALLEGSKTSKFEIKFIMPEVIDDTAVHLGEVDIDLDVQEILLAASQHDQPKLRQLLRTQSTLPDGANVKDSETGFSPLHAAIAACEPDTETLGTNGALISDSNPNDLDAETVKSAVETVKFLLQEGAIWNDLDAKNETPGCIARRIGALELYELIVDAGVRAELLLNRLDAYEELSDDDDEEEEAEVETETAPELIDASAEATTETTTTTTPANPEVSNSQYLESRLNISSDRILDADQNGVMMRWESDIMRKSATALLPTPGLKVLNIGHGMGIVDGFFQEQGPAVHHIVEAHEEVVTEMKRRGWDTKPGVVIHQGRWQDILPGLVAAGETFDAIYYDTFAESYSDFRDFFSEQVIGLLEQDGRWGFFNGMGADRQISYDVYQKVAEMDLFEAGFDVQWEEIAVPKLDGEWEGVRRAYWVVDHYRLPLCKFMD, from the exons ATGGCGCTGCTGGAGGGAT CAAAAACTAGCAAGTTTGAGATTAAATTC ATTATGCCCGAAGTTATCGACGATACGGCAGTGCACCTCGGTGAGGTTGACATTGACCTTGACGTGCAAGAGATCCTCCTCGCCGCATCGCAGCATGACCAGCCCAAGCTGCGCCAGCTACTCCGCACCCAGTCCACCCTTCCAGATGGCGCAAACGTGAAAGACTCCGAGACCGGCTTCTCACCTCTGCACGCCGCAATCGCCGCCTGCGAGCCCGATACAGAGACCCTCGGCACGAATGGCGCACTTATTTCAGACTCGAACCCCAATGACCTAGACGCTGAGACCGTGAAATCAGCAGTGGAGACAGTCAAGTTCCTCCTGCAGGAGGGCGCTATctggaacgatcttgatgcGAAAAACGAGACACCCGGTTGCATCGCGCGCCGCATTGGCGCTCTTGAGCTATACGAGTTAATTGTTGACGCAGGTGTCCGCGCAGAGTTGCTGCTGAACCGCCTCGACGCGTACGAGGAGCTATctgacgacgacgacgaagaggaggaagccGAGGTTGAGACCGAGACTGCACCGGAACTCATCGATGCCTCTGCCGAAGCCACAACGGAAACCACAACCACAACCACCCCTGCCAACCCCGAAGTGTCCAACTCACAGTATCTGGAGTCGCGTCTGAACATCTCGAGCGACCGGATTCTGGACGCAGACCAGAACGGCGTGATGATGCGGTGGGAAAGCGATATCATGCGCAAGTCCGCAACAGCGCTGCTTCCGACACCCGGGCTGAAAGTTCTAAACATCGGTCACGGGATGGGCATTGTGGACGGATTTTTCCAGGAGCAAGGACCGGCTGTGCACCACATTGTCGAAGCGCACGAAGAGGTCGTTACGGAGATGAAGCGACGCGGGTGGGATACTAAGCCCGGTGTTGTTATCCACCAGGGTCGCTGGCAGGATATTCTTCCTGGTCTTGTGGCGGCTGGGGAGACGTTTGATGCGATCTACTACGATACATTTGCTGAGTCGTATAGTGATTTCCGGGACTTTTTCTCTGAGCAGGTGATTGGGTTATTGGAGCAGGATGGTCGGTGGGGATTCTTTAATGGCATGGGTGCTGATCGCCAGATCTCATATGATGTCTACCAGAAGGTGGCGGAGATGGATCTCTTCGAGGCTGGGTTTGATGTGCAGTGGGAGGAGATCGCCGTGCCCAAGTTGGATGGTGAATGGGAGGGTGTGCGTCGGGCTTACTGGGTTGTTGATCATTATAGATTGCCACTGTGCAAGTTCATGGATTAA
- a CDS encoding Putative DUF221 domain protein codes for MSSGLEEALEHTGGQGRIAEGVSLSTFLASLATAVVVFVAEFLLFLLLKGKLTRIYQPRTYLVPDRERTTPSPPGLFRWIVPVFRTSSSEFIQKCGLDAYFFLRYLRMLLKIFLPLSLVILPVLIPINRIGGKGQTYEHGNSGTKYSVTGLDQLAWGNITPEHTDRYWAHLVMAVITIVYVCAVFFDELRNYIRLRQAYLTSPQHRLRASATTVLVTSIPPDWLSMDALDQLFDVFPGGLRNIWLNRNFDELNEKVKARNDLALKLESAETDLIAKCKKAQLKKAKEEAKKAGKSQSSAEKKEKEATDKRASQMAMGPGVSSGNPNQAHTVREMLYGQPEGLQEKRSEDGRGVFDPAFAAAGVVGQEVEKLGKTVLGGFRKVEHGFENPLARTGGFVATTDNIIPPHARLDISPGPDHSATTDTFPPHGNTPPVPDPLDSDSRPATQPARPVGLRRSQHLSFSSGQMLGKTASQNETMCSDSTTPPKPPFWRRKSPHTKLQGVREADEFPLTAPETPTTDAPHRDYTKPEKNEKFEDGRKEGDKLEEEEYPIAYNENFENEDYGEPLWKEYIRPKDRDTMRLPIFGWSWMPSIWLLGQKVDTIDYCRKELARLNLEIEIDQQHPEKFPLMNSAFIQFNHQVAAHMACQAVSHHLPKQMAPRVVEISPDDVIWDNMSIKWWERYLRSFGIITLVCAMVLGWAFPVAFTGLMSQLAYLEGAFPWLAWLSKLPDWLISAIQGILPALCLAILMALLPLMLRFLSRTQGLFTGMSIELTVQNYYFAFLFVQLFLVVTIASSFSTIIENVTDVTSWPQMLAVNIPKSSNYFFSYMILQAMSVSAGALVQIFGLVSWFILAPILDSTARMKWARTTNLNQMQWGTFFPVYTTLASIGLIYCVIAPLILIFNIITFGLFWFVYRYNTLYVTKFRFDTGGLLFPRAINQLFTGIYIMEVCLIGLFFLVRNADNEVACKGQAICMIVVLILTAGYQILLNDAFSPLIRYLPITLEDDAIRRDDEFRRAQHARLGLALDDDDDGDSDIEHTLAKREHEERQHGKEMREEIEMKSLDTNHPDQKQRNSDLWSPPKLGNKRQSWASNLPNQKSKYFGQNSTPSTPTLRNMQEKIAQDTEAQVPAPSTVGQALFAGIHDELEDLTPDERDQLVQHAFQHEALRAKRPVIWIPRDDLGVSDDEVYRTQRFSKHIWISNEYQALDGKCRTIFSRSPPDFSAVDLIQL; via the exons ATGTCTTCAGGCTTGGAGGAGGCGCTGGAACACACCGGTGGCCAAGGCCGAATCGCTGAAGGTGTTTCACTCTCGACTTTCTTGGCGTCTCTGGCGACAGCCGTTGTTGTCTTTGTCGCTGAATTTCTCCTCTTTTTATTACTAAAGGGTAAACTAACTCGAATTTA TCAACCGCGAACCTATTTGGTTCCAGATAGAGAACGCACGACCCCATCACCGCCAGGACTCTTCCGTTGGATTGTCCCAGTCTTTCGTACGTCCAGCTCGGAATTCATCCAGAAATGTGGGCTTGATGCATACTTCTTCCTGCGCTATTTGCGGATGCTTCTGAAGATCTTCCTTCCCCTGAGCCTTGTGATTTTACCGGTTCTAATCCCAATCAACCGTATTGGTGGTAAGGGCCAGACATACGAACATGGCAACTCAGGTACTAAGTATAGCGTCACTGGTTTGGATCAGTTGGCCTGGGGTAACATTACCCCCGAGCACACGGATCGGTACTGGGCTCATCTGGTAATGGCCGTGATTACCATTGTCTACGTCTGTGCTGTGTTTTTTGATGAACTTCGGAATTACATTCGCCTGCGACAGGCCTATTTGACATCTCCCCAGCATCGACTCCGTGCTTCTGCTACCACCGTGCTCGTTACTTCTATCCCGCCTGATTGGCTCAGCATGGATGCCCTTGATCAGCTTTTCGATGTTTTCCCCGGGGGCTTGCGGAACATCTGGCTCAACCGCAACTTCGACGAGTTGAACGAGAAAGTAAAAGCACGAAACGACTTAGCTCTCAAGCTTGAGAGTGCCGAGACGGATTTGATCGCAAAATGCAAAAAAGCACAGCTCAAAAAGGCTAAGGAGGAGGCAAAGAAGGCCGGCAAAAGTCAATCAAGCGcagagaaaaaagagaaagaggcgACTGACAAACGAGCCTCCCAAATGGCCATGGGTCCTGGTGTCAGCTCTGGTAATCCTAACCAGGCCCACACGGTACGAGAAATGCTCTATGGACAACCAGAAGGTCTCCAAGAGAAACGGTCGGAGGACGGACGAGGAGTGTTTGACCCGGCCTTTGCCGCCGCTGGGGTGGTTGGCCAAGAGGTGGAAAAACTCGGCAAGACGGTGCTTGGAGGCTTCAGGAAGGTTGAGCACGGCTTCGAGAATCCTTTGGCTCGAACCGGGGGCTTCGTTGCCACTACAGACAATATCATCCCGCCTCACGCTCGTTTAGATATTTCCCCGGGCCCCGATCATTCTGCAACTACGGACACCTTCCCACCTCATGGAAACACCCCTCCGGTCCCCGATCCTCTTGATTCTGACAGCCGGCCTGCTACACAGCCCGCCAGACCCGTAGGGCTGCGGCGAAGTCAGCACTTGAGTTTCAGTTCAGGCCAGATGTTAGGAAAGACTGCAAGCCAGAATGAAACCATGTGTTCCGACTCAACGACTCCGCCGAAGCCACCATTTTGGAGACGAAAGTCACCTCATACAAAATTGCAGGGTGTGCGTGAGGCTGACGAATTTCCACTGACTGCACCTGAAACCCCTACAACTGATGCACCTCATCGTGACTACACGAAACCtgaaaaaaatgaaaaattCGAAGATGGCCGAAAAGAGGGGGATaaattggaagaagaagagtacCCCATTGCCTACAATGAAAACTTCGAAAATGAAGATTACGGAGAGCCACTGTGGAAGGAATACATCCGGCCCAAGGATCGAGATACCATGCGTCTACCCATATTTGGTTGGAGTTGGATGCCTTCGATTTGGCTTTTAGGCCAAAAGGTTGATACCATCGATTATTGTCGCAAGGAGCTCGCTCGTCTGAATTTGGAAATCGAAATCGACCAACAGCACCCTGAGAAGTTTCCTTTGATGAATTCGGCCTTCATCCAGTTCAATCACCAAGTTGCAGCCCATATGGCCTGTCAAGCTGTTAGCCACCACCTCCCCAAGCAAATGGCACCCCGAGTGGTGGAAATCTCTCCTGACGATGTTATTTGGGATAATATGTCGATCAAATGGTGGGAACGATATCTACGTTCCTTCGGCATCATCACGCTAGTTTGTGCAATGGTCCTTGGATGGGCGTTCCCCGTCGCATTCACCGGGCTAATGTCACAACTGGCATATCTGGAGGGTGCATTCCCATGGCTTGCCTGGCTTAGCAAGCTACCAGACTGGCTCATTTCGGCCATTCAGGGTATTCTTCCTGCGCTGTGTTTAGCTATCCTGATGGCACTACTCCCTCTCATGCTTCGCTTCTTGAGCCGCACACAGGGCCTCTTCACTGGCATGTCCATTGAGCTCACTGTCCAAAACTACTACTTTGCCTTCCTCTTTGTACAGCTGTTTCTGGTCGTCACAATCGCCTCCAGTTTCTCGACAATCATTGAGAACGTCACTGATGTGACCAGCTGGCCGCAGATGTTAGCAGTGAACATCCCGAAGTCTAGTAACTACTTCTTCTCTTACATGATTCTACAAGCCATGTCTGTGAGTGCCGGTGCTCTTGTGCAAATCTTTGGCCTAGTGAGCTGGTTCATTTTAGCTCCAATTTTGGACTCAACTGCCCGGATGAAGTGGGCACGAACAACAAACCTCAACCAGATGCAATGGGGCACATTCTTCCCTGTCTATACAACTCTAGCCTCTATTG GTTTGATCTACTGTGTGATCGCACCTctgattttgattttcaacatcatcacgTTCGGCTTGTTTTGGTTCGTCTATCGCTATAATACACTCTATGTCACCAAGTTTCGCTTTGACACCGGCGGCCTTCTTTTCCCTCGAGCTATCAATCAGCTATTCACTGGAATTTACATCATGGAAGTCTGTCTGATCggcttgttcttcttggttCGGAACGCCGATAACGAGGTCGCCTGCAAGGGACAGGCTATCTGCATGATCGTGGTTCTAATCCTGACAGCCGGTTACCAAATTCTTCTCAACGATGCGTTTAGTCCACTAATTCGGTATCTGCCGATCAccttggaagatgatgctATTCGACGTGATGATGAGTTCCGCCGTGCTCAGCACGCTCGCCTCGGTCTCGCTCttgacgatgacgatgacggGGATAGTGATATTGAACATACCCTCGCTAAGCGTGAACACGAAGAGCGCCAGCACGGAAAGGAGATGCGAGAAGAAATCGAAATGAAATCTCTGGATACCAATCACCCAGACCAGAAGCAACGGAATTCGGATCTCTGGTCACCCCCTAAGCTTGGAAATAAACGTCAATCATGGGCGTCCAACTTACCAAACCAGAAATCCAAGTATTTCGGCCAGAACTCGACACCCTCCACCCCGACACTACGGAATATGCAGGAAAAAATCGCCCAAGACACAGAGGCCCAGGTACCAGCCCCCAGCACAGTTGGCCAAGCCCTCTTTGCTGGTATTCACGATGAGTTAGAGGATCTTACTCCGGATGAGCGGGACCAGCTGGTGCAGCATGCCTTCCAGCACGAAGCCCTTCGCGCCAAGCGGCCTGTCATCTGGATTCCGCGTGATGATTTGGGCGTTAGTGATGACGAAGTCTACCGCACACAACGATTTAGCAAACATATCTGGATCAGCAATGAGTACCAGGCGCTAGACGGCAAGTGTCGGACTATCTTCAGTCGCAGTCCTCCAGATTTCTCAGCGGTGGATTTGATTCAACTGTGA